The segment TCCTTCGGCGCCAGGCTGATCACCTGGCACATCAAGTCCACCACCAAGGCGCACCAGGGCCTGTACGAGTACGACGCGGTGAGCCGCCTGCGGGATTCCCAGCTGAATTCCGACAAGGTCCACGACGTTCGCAACTACATCAAGAAAGGCAAGCTGTGGGAGGCGTTCGAGTCCGAAGAGCGCGTGATCCTGCTGATCGACGAGATCGACAAGGCCGACATCGAGTTCCCGAACGACCTGCTGCAGGAACTCGACAAGATGGAGTTCTACGTTTACGAGACCAACGAGACCATCAAGGCCAAGCAGCGCCCGATCATCATCATCACCTCCAACAACGAGAAAGAGCTGCCGGACGCCTTCCTGCGCCGCTGCTTCTTCCACTACATCGCCTTCCCCGACCGCGACACCCTGCAAAAGATCGTCGATGTGCACTACCCGAACATCAGCAACTCGCTGGTATCCGAGGCGCTGGACGTGTTCTTCGACGTGCGCAAGGTTCCGGGCCTGAAGAAAAAGCCCTCCACCTCCGAGCTGGTGGACTGGCTGAAGCTGCTGATGGCCGACAACATCGGCGAAGCCGTACTGCGCGAGCGCGACCCCACCAAGGCCATCCCGCCGCTGGCCGGCGCCCTGGTGAAGAACGAGCAGGACGTGCAACTGCTGGAGCGCCTGGCCTTCATGAGCCGCCGCGCCAGCCGCTGACGAACCTCCCCTCTCCCGCTTGCGGGAAAGGGGCCGGGGGTGAGGGTAATCCCGCCCACTTAGGAGACCAGCCATGCACCACGGCAGTTGCCTGTGCGGCGCGGTGAAGTACGAGATCGACGCGCCTATCAATTCCGCCACCCATTGCCATTGCAGCCAGTGCCGCAAAGGCCACGGGGCGGCGTTCGGCACCTATGGCAACGTGCGCTGGAGCGCCTTCCGCCTGGTACAGGGCGAGGATGCGCTGGCCCGGTACCACTCCTCCCCCGGCGTGACCCGGTCCTTCTGCCGGCAGTGCGGCTCAACCCTGCAGTGGTACAGCGAGACCGCCCATCCCGACTGGGTTTCAGTCGCCCTGGGCACGCTGGACTCGCCGCTGGGCCCGATCCCGCAGAAGCACATCTTTCCGGAATCCAAGGCCGACTGGTACGCCATCGCCGACGGCCTGCCCCAGGAGCCCCGCTCCTGAGAACCAACAGATAGACGAGGGTGCAGCCATGCTGCTCAACCTGTTCAACGAAATGCGCGCAGCCAAGGTGCCGGTGTCGGTCCGCGAGCTGCTGGACCTGATCAACGCGTTGAAGCACAACGTGGTGTTCGCCGACATGGACGAGTTCTACTTCCTCGCCCGCACGGTGCTGGTCAAGGACGAGCGCCATTTCGACAAGTTCGACCGCGCCTTCTCCGCCTACTTCAAGGGTCTGGAGAAGCTCGACGACTACCTCCAGGCGCTGATTCCCGAGGAATGGCTGCGCAAGGAGTTCGAACGCATGCTCACCGATGAGGAGCGTGCGCAGATCCAGTCCCTCGGCGGGCTGGACAAGCTGATCGAGGAGTTCAAGAAGCGCCTCGAAGAACAGAAGGAACGCCACGCCGGCGGCAACAAGTGGATCGGCACCGGCGGCACCAGCCCCTTCGGCTCCGGCGGTTTCAACCCCGAAGGCATCCGCGTGGGCGATGCCGGCAAGCGCCAGGGCCGGGCCGTGAAGGTCTGGGACCAGCGCGAGTACAAGAACCTCGACGACCAGGTGGAACTGGGCACCCGCAACATCAAGGTCGCCCTGCGCCGCCTGCGCAAGTTCGCCCGCGAGGGCGCGGCGGAAGAGCTGGACCTGGACGGCACCATCGACCACACCGCCCGCGACGCCGGCCTGCTCAACATCCAGATGCGCCCGGAACGCCGCAACACCGTGAAGCTGCTCCTGCTGCTGGATATCGGCGGTTCCATGGACGCCCACGTGAAGGTCTGCGAAGAACTCTTCTCGGCGTGCAAGACCGAGTTCAAGCACCTGGAGTACTTCTACTTCCACAACTTCATCTACGAATCCGTGTGGAAGAACAACCTGCGCCGTACCTCCGAGCGCACCTCCACCCTCGACCTGCTGCACAAGTACGGCCCGGACTACAAAGTGGTCTTCGTCGGCGACGCCGCAATGGCGCCCTACGAGATCACCCAGGCCGGCGGCAGCGTCGAACACTGGAACGAAGAGCCGGGCTACGTCTGGATGAAACGCTTCATGGAGAAGTACAAGAAGCTCATCTGGATCAACCCCTACCCCAAGGACACCTGGAACTACACCGCCTCCACCAACATCGTCCGCGAGCTGATCAACGACCAGATGCACCCCCTGACCCTGCAGGGGCTGGAGGAAGGGATGAGGTTCCTCTCGAAATGAAAGAACGGGCCCGGAAGGGCCCGTTCTACTTTGCGGCCAAAGCCGCTAGGCTTGGCGCTCACTTCTTCGAAACGAGCCGATCATGCAAGACATCTCCCTGCAGGACATCGCCGCGCCGGACGGCGTCTGCTACGGCTGTGGCGGCCGCAACCATCACGGCCTGCACATCAAGAGCCGCTGGCACGAGGATGGCGTACACGTCGTGGCCGAACACGTGCCGGATGCCAAGTACTGCGGTTGGCCGGACCTGGTGTATGGCGGGCTGATCGCCATGCTGGTGGACTGCCACTCCAACTGGACCGCCATGGCCTACCACTACCGCGACGAGGGCCGCGAGCCTGGCAGCCTGCCACGCATCGAGTGCGTCACCGGCAACCTCGGCATCAAGTTCATCAAGCCGACCCCCATGGGTGTGCCGCTGCTGCTGCGCGCCCGGCTGGAGGGCGAACCGGGGCGCAAGACCCGGGTGATCTGCGAGGTCTATGCGGGGGAACTGCTGACCGCCGTCGGCGACTCCGTCTTCGTCCGGGTAGACACCGGGCAACTGGCCGCGGCGGCCCACGGCCGCGAGTCCTGAGCACTGCCTGAGCCCCACCGACCATAGACCGGATGTAGCGCTTGCAACCGCCCCACTCAAGGATGAGAAACCTGCCATGTATATCGGAAAGCTCGCCAAGTTGACCGGCTGCACGCCGAAGGCGATCCGCCTGTATGAGGAACTGGGGCTGTTCGAAGCGCCGCCACGCCAGGGCCGTTATCGCGTCTATACACCGCATCATGTGGACATCGTACGGCTGATCCGGGTCGCCCAATCGGTAGGGTTCAAGCTTTCGGAAATGAGCGAACTGCTTGCGGAGAAACAGCTCAAGCGGCGCTTCCCGCTGGAGTTGGCGAGCGCAGGTATCGAGCTGAAGCGCCTGCAAGTACAGGCGCAGATTGCAGAACTGCACGCCCTTGACGCTCGCCTGGTGGAGCTCAAGGAGGAAGTCTCCCGGCTGTTTTCCGAGCAGCCGCAGCAACAGTGCCGCGGTTAGCTCGGGCGCTGATGCAGGAATTCGAAGGCCTCGCGTAACGCCTCTGCCGGAGGCCGCGGCCGATAGCCCAGTTCGGCCCGTGCCTTGGCGATGCTGTACTCCTGGCGTACCCCGTGAAACAGCCGCACCTGGCTGGCCAGCAGTTTGGCCGGGCGGCCAGTCAACTGCGCCCAACGCTCCTGAAGCCAGGCCAGGGCTAACAGAAGCCAACGCGGAGCGGGAGGCGGCAATCGATATCCCGGCTCGACCACGTTGGCGGCCTCGATCAGTGCCTGCAGCGGAGACGAATGTTCGTTGGCGAGGATGTATCGCTCGCCTGCACGCCCTCGTGCGGCGGCCTGAATCAACCCTTCGGCCACGTCGCGCACGTCGACGAAGTTGAAGTGGAAACCAGGATCGAGCGGTACCTGTCGTTCCGCCACTGCCTCGAGAAAACTCATCGTATCGGTCAGCCGTTGTGCGTTTGGACCGACCATGGCCGACGGCAGTACTACCACCAGATCGAGGCCCAGGCGCCGCGAGACCTCCCAGGCCACCTGCTCCGCAAGTATCTTGGAGCGGTAATAGGCATTGTCCGGCTCATCGTTCCAGTGCTCTTCGCCCAGCCGCTGGCCGTTGTGCCCTACTGCGGCGACCGAGCTGACATAGACCACTCGCTTCACACCCGCCTCGGCGGCTGCCTCCAGCACATTCCGGGTGCCTTCGACGTTAGGCAGCACGATCTCAGCCTGCGGGTCGCGCGCCCAATGGCGGAACACCGCGGCGACCTGATACAGCACCTCCACCCCGTGCAGCGCTTGCAGCAGCGCCTGCTTATCCTGCAACTCGGTATACACCAGCTCGCAGTCGAGCCCGGCGAAGGCCGAGCGGTCGCCCGGATCGCGCACTCCCGCCCGCACTCGCTCGCCGCGCGCTACCAGCGTGCGCACGAGCGTATTGCCAAGATGGCCATTGGCCCCTGTGACCAGACACAACCCATTCATCTGAAGCACTCCCTGCATAGAAGGTAGCGCCAGCCTAGAGTCTGCCCCTTGGGGCAGAGTCAAGTGCCTGGTTGTGTGCTGTGAACCATTTCGGTACGACGAGCCACGCCCAATCGCAGAATCCGTTCCCCGTGAGCCGCTTGGCCACGGACGTCCAGGGAAAGGCGACGCTGGTTGTCCTGCTCTGCGGGTCAGGCACGGCCCTGGGTGACGATCTCGCCGCGGCGCCAGAGAATCCACTCGCCCGGCTGGTAGATGTTCCAGGTTTCGTTGTCGGTCAGAGGCTCGGTGGCGATCACCGTCACCACGTCGTTGGGAGTGGTTTCCGCCTGGAAGTCCACGGTCAGGTCGGCGTCCTTCAGACTCGCAGGGCCGAAAGGCGCGCGGCGGGTGATGTGGGCGAGCTTGGTGGAGCAGAAGCTGAACAGCCAGTCGCCGTCGCTCAGCAGGCAGTTGAACACCCCTTTCTGGCGGTATTCGAAGCAGGCCTGGATCAGTACCGGCAGGAGGATTTCCGCCATCACAGGTTCCGGGAAGGCACCGCGCACACGGTTCAGCAGGTCGCAGAAGGCGGCTTCGCTGTCGGTGTCACCAACCGGGCTGTAGAAGCCTTTCGGCGGCTCGAAGCCGGCCAGTTGGCCGTTGTGGGCGAAGCACCAGTTGCGGCCCCAGAGCTCGCGCACGAAGGGATGGGTGTTGGACAGGCAGACCTTGCCGACGTTGGCCTGGCGGATATGGCCGATCACCGTCTCGCTCTTGATCGGGTAGCGCTGCACCAGGCGCGCCACTTCGGATTCGACACTGGCCGACGGGTCCTGGAACAGGCGCAGGCCGCGTCCTTCGTAGAAGCCGATGCCCCAGCCGTCGCGGTGCGGACCGGTGCCGCCGCCGCGCTGCATCAGGCCGGTGAAGCTGAAGACGATATCGGTGGGGACGTTGGCGCTCATGCCAAGCAATTCGCACATGGTTCAGAATTCCAGCTTCAGGGCGTTTTTCAGTTGTTCGGCTTCGCGTTCCAGGCGCGCCTGCACGACAGAGCGGCCAAGGGGCAGGAAGCGGGTCAGGGCTCGCCAGAGCAGGCCGGTGAGGTCGCCACGGCGACGGGGAATCAGGTGCAGATGCAGGTGCGGCACGTGCTGGTTGGAGGCGGGGCCGTCGTTGACCAGCAGGTTGATGCCCTCGCGCCCGTAGCCGGCCCAGCGCAAGGCCTGGCTCAGGCGCGCGGTCAGGGCGAGCAGGCGGTCGCGGGCATCGGCGGAGAGGTCGGTGAGCAGGGGAGCGTGTTCGCGGCTGACGACCAGCACATGCGCAGGCCGTAGCGGGTAGATGTCCAGCAGCACCAGGAAATGCTCGTCTTCATGCAGCAGATGGGCCGGCAGCCTGCCAGCGGCGATGGCACAGAACACGCAGTCCATGGGCGCTCCTTCACGGGAATGGCTCATGCTGAACGCGTAGTGCCCGGCCTGCAAGGCCCCCGGCGTTACAGGCGGGGTTCGATTCGCAGGCGGCGGTCGCCGTTCTGATCGAAGCGGGTATCGGCTTCGGGCCGGCCGTCGCGCATGACGTCACGCAGGGTCGGCTCTTCATCGGCCTGTTGTGCGGCCTCGCGCTCGGCGCGGCGCGCCTTGAGCTTGTTCTCGATGGGCCAGCGAATAGCGGCGAATACCAGATACAGGGTCAAGGCGATGATGCTGTACATGGTCAGGTCGAGCGCCGCCTTCCAGGCGTT is part of the Pseudomonas lalkuanensis genome and harbors:
- a CDS encoding MFS transporter; translation: MTEHDYLLAWSAYGVAALGCLLVWFRLTGWMWRWLREPLRVLVAVLLLTPTIVDPAKDQFAPAVAITALDLVFKVGNNAWKAALDLTMYSIIALTLYLVFAAIRWPIENKLKARRAEREAAQQADEEPTLRDVMRDGRPEADTRFDQNGDRRLRIEPRL
- a CDS encoding vWA domain-containing protein, producing the protein MLLNLFNEMRAAKVPVSVRELLDLINALKHNVVFADMDEFYFLARTVLVKDERHFDKFDRAFSAYFKGLEKLDDYLQALIPEEWLRKEFERMLTDEERAQIQSLGGLDKLIEEFKKRLEEQKERHAGGNKWIGTGGTSPFGSGGFNPEGIRVGDAGKRQGRAVKVWDQREYKNLDDQVELGTRNIKVALRRLRKFAREGAAEELDLDGTIDHTARDAGLLNIQMRPERRNTVKLLLLLDIGGSMDAHVKVCEELFSACKTEFKHLEYFYFHNFIYESVWKNNLRRTSERTSTLDLLHKYGPDYKVVFVGDAAMAPYEITQAGGSVEHWNEEPGYVWMKRFMEKYKKLIWINPYPKDTWNYTASTNIVRELINDQMHPLTLQGLEEGMRFLSK
- a CDS encoding GFA family protein — translated: MHHGSCLCGAVKYEIDAPINSATHCHCSQCRKGHGAAFGTYGNVRWSAFRLVQGEDALARYHSSPGVTRSFCRQCGSTLQWYSETAHPDWVSVALGTLDSPLGPIPQKHIFPESKADWYAIADGLPQEPRS
- a CDS encoding PaaI family thioesterase, producing the protein MQDISLQDIAAPDGVCYGCGGRNHHGLHIKSRWHEDGVHVVAEHVPDAKYCGWPDLVYGGLIAMLVDCHSNWTAMAYHYRDEGREPGSLPRIECVTGNLGIKFIKPTPMGVPLLLRARLEGEPGRKTRVICEVYAGELLTAVGDSVFVRVDTGQLAAAAHGRES
- a CDS encoding class II glutamine amidotransferase, with protein sequence MCELLGMSANVPTDIVFSFTGLMQRGGGTGPHRDGWGIGFYEGRGLRLFQDPSASVESEVARLVQRYPIKSETVIGHIRQANVGKVCLSNTHPFVRELWGRNWCFAHNGQLAGFEPPKGFYSPVGDTDSEAAFCDLLNRVRGAFPEPVMAEILLPVLIQACFEYRQKGVFNCLLSDGDWLFSFCSTKLAHITRRAPFGPASLKDADLTVDFQAETTPNDVVTVIATEPLTDNETWNIYQPGEWILWRRGEIVTQGRA
- a CDS encoding HIT family protein, encoding MDCVFCAIAAGRLPAHLLHEDEHFLVLLDIYPLRPAHVLVVSREHAPLLTDLSADARDRLLALTARLSQALRWAGYGREGINLLVNDGPASNQHVPHLHLHLIPRRRGDLTGLLWRALTRFLPLGRSVVQARLEREAEQLKNALKLEF
- a CDS encoding MerR family transcriptional regulator, whose product is MYIGKLAKLTGCTPKAIRLYEELGLFEAPPRQGRYRVYTPHHVDIVRLIRVAQSVGFKLSEMSELLAEKQLKRRFPLELASAGIELKRLQVQAQIAELHALDARLVELKEEVSRLFSEQPQQQCRG
- a CDS encoding AAA family ATPase; its protein translation is MKFEGTQSYVATDDLKLAVNAAITLQRPLLVKGEPGTGKTMLAEQLAESFGARLITWHIKSTTKAHQGLYEYDAVSRLRDSQLNSDKVHDVRNYIKKGKLWEAFESEERVILLIDEIDKADIEFPNDLLQELDKMEFYVYETNETIKAKQRPIIIITSNNEKELPDAFLRRCFFHYIAFPDRDTLQKIVDVHYPNISNSLVSEALDVFFDVRKVPGLKKKPSTSELVDWLKLLMADNIGEAVLRERDPTKAIPPLAGALVKNEQDVQLLERLAFMSRRASR
- a CDS encoding NAD-dependent epimerase/dehydratase family protein; amino-acid sequence: MNGLCLVTGANGHLGNTLVRTLVARGERVRAGVRDPGDRSAFAGLDCELVYTELQDKQALLQALHGVEVLYQVAAVFRHWARDPQAEIVLPNVEGTRNVLEAAAEAGVKRVVYVSSVAAVGHNGQRLGEEHWNDEPDNAYYRSKILAEQVAWEVSRRLGLDLVVVLPSAMVGPNAQRLTDTMSFLEAVAERQVPLDPGFHFNFVDVRDVAEGLIQAAARGRAGERYILANEHSSPLQALIEAANVVEPGYRLPPPAPRWLLLALAWLQERWAQLTGRPAKLLASQVRLFHGVRQEYSIAKARAELGYRPRPPAEALREAFEFLHQRPS